The nucleotide sequence ACATGTCTTACCGTCAACCTGACAGCATTTAGATTGGTACAGGTCAAAAGCATCGCAAAGGGGGAGCGCCCAGAAGCAACGCCCCCTTTCGCTGAAAAATATCAACCCATTGGGTCGTCAGATGCAAAAAAACGTTGGCATTCAGCACTTGTCCTTTGTGTACCTTGATCAAAAGTGCGGGGCCATTTAACTTCGGCGAAGGTCTTTCGTAAACGGAAATTCTTTGCTACCCGGCACGTGAATGGTTGCCTCGGGAATCACGAGTTTTCCCGGTGTGTGGCCCATGGCTGCAAAGCGGGATAGCCGACGACTTTCTGCTTCGTAGCCGTTTACGGGGAATGTTTCGTAGTTCAATCCACCGGGGTGAGCCACAAAGTACTGGCATCCACCTAGCGATCGCTTCATCCAAGTGTCCACAATGTCAAAGGTGAGCGGCGTGTGCACTCCGATGGTTGGATGCAGACTACTAGGAGGGTTCCATGCCTTGTAGCGAACTGCTGCAACAAATTCACCTACAGTTCCTGTACTTTGCATGGGCAAGGCCTTGCCATTACAAGTTACCACATAGCGGCTCTCGTTAAGGCCGGTTACTCGAACCTCCATGCGCTCTAGGCTTGAGTCCACATAGCGGGCGGTGCCGCCTGCGCTGCTTTCTTCGCCCATCACATGCCAAGGCTCCAGTGCGCAGCGCAGCGTCATTTCTACGCCCATGCTCTTGACCGAACCCACCATCGGGAAGCGGAACTCGTAGTGCGGGGCGAACCAGCTGGTGTCGAACGCGTAGCCCGCAGCTTGCATGTCGGCGATCACATCATCAAAGTCCATTTTGATGAAGGTGGGCAGCATGTAGCGGTCGTGCAGCTCGGTGCCCCAGCGAGTGACCGGAGCCTTGTAAGGCGCTTTCCAGAATCGGGCGACCAAAGCGCGCAGCAGAAGCTGCTGCACGCTGCTCATGTGGGGGTGCGGCGGCATCTCGAAGGCGCGCAACTCTAGCAAGCCCAAACGGCCCGTGGACGAGTCTGGCGAGTACATCTTGTCGATGGAAAACTCGCTGCGATGGGTGTTGCCCGTCACGTCGATCAGTATGTTGCGCAGCGTGCGGTCCACCAACCACGGCGGCATGCTCTGGCCGTAGAGTTCGCGATTTTTGTAGATCTGCTCAATCGCGATTTCCAGTTCGTAGAGCTGGTCGTTGCGGGCTTCGTCCACGCGCGGTGCCTGACTGGTCGGGCCTACAAACATACCGCTGAACAAGTAACTCAAAGACGGGTGGTTGTGCCAGTACAGCAGCAGGCTGGCCAGTAGCTCAGGTTTTCGCAGGAAGGGGCTGTCTGCCGGCGTGGCACCTCCCATCACAAAGTGGTTACCGCCACCGGTGCCGGTGTGGCGGCCATCGGTCATGAACTTCTCGGCGCTCAGGCGCGACTCGAAGGCCGCGTTGTACAAAAACTCGGTGTTGTAGACCAGTTCTTTCCAGTTGGTGACGGGGTGCACGTTGACCTCGATCACGCCGGGGTCCGGGGTGACTTGCAGCAGCTTTAAGCGTGGGTCGCGGGGAGGTGGGTAGCCTTCTAGCACGAGCTGCATCTTGAGCTCAGTGGCGGTTGCTTCGATGGCGGCCAACAGGTCGAGGTAGTCCTCTAGTCGCTCAAGAGGCGGCATAAACACGTACAAGACCCCTGACTTGGAGCCTTGGGCTTCAGCTTTAGGGCCACTGGCGCGGCGTGGATCGCGTACCTCTACGCACAGTGCGGTGCGGGTGATCCAGTGGGCGGATTCAAATCGAGTGGGCGATTTGGCGAACAGGGCCGGCTCAGGCTGCGTGGCGTGCTGTGCATGGGTGGATATGCTGGTGTCTCCGCTGCCAGGCGTGGCTTGCATCTTACGACCGGCTTCTGGCACGGCCAGATTGCCAGCCAGATAGGGCAAGCCACTAGAGCCCACCGATCCACTGGCTATGGAGGCGCTGCCAGTGCTGCCCGATGCATAGCGTGCAGCAAATGTGGAGTGGAGGGGGAGTTGGCCACGGTCCACCGTGGGATCTCTCTCTACTAGGTAAGGGAAGTCACCTTGGCTCACCCACGGCAGAGAGTCTAGGGGTAAGCGCAGACCCATCGGAGAGTCACCAGGCATGAGGTACATGCGCTCATCACGGAAAAACCATGGGCCAGTCGTCCACCTGGGTCCCGCAAGCTTTGGGTTATTGGTTTGGGTTTTTGCGCCGCGGTCATCGGCCACTTTAAGAGGCAGCACATAGCCCACAACCGAATCCAGCTTTTGTTCAAAGACTCGCCGCAGACGCGCACGTTCCATCTCATCATCAAGCTTGCTGTTGAACGGATCTACATTGACCGGCAAGCGGCGCTCGCGCCACAGGTAGTACCAAGTGTCTTCATAACCAGCCTGCAGATACTTGTCGGTGAGTCCCAGATTGCAGGCTAAGCGAGATACAAAGCGCTGGGCATCTGTGGCTGTGTAGTGCGTCGGTTTGCGCTCATCGGTGAATAACTCTGGGTTGTTCCAGACTTTTTGCTTGTCGGCGCGCCAGTAAATATTAAGTGCCCAACGCGGCAATTGTTCGCCGGGATACCACTTGCCTTGGCCGAAATGCAGAAATCCACCTTGGCCGTATTCGTCACGCAGTTTGTGCACCAGTTCGGTTGCAAAGCCGCGTTTCGTGGGGCCCAAGGCGTCAGTGTTCCACTCAGGCGCATCGCGGTCGTTAACCGCCACAAACGTGGGTTCTCCTCCCATTGTTAGGCGCACATCACCCGCTAGGAGCTCGGAGTCCACGTGGTCGCCCAAGTGCATGACCGCAGCCCACTGCTCAGGGGTGTAAGGCTTGGTGACACGAGGAGACTCGTATAAACGCGTGACCTGCATGTGGTGTTGGAACTTCACTTCGCTCTCATCCACGCCACCTTCAATTGGCGCTGCTCCCGAGGGCTGCGGCGTGCAGGCCAATGGGATATGCCCCTCACCTGCCAAGAGACCGCTCGTAGCATCAAGGCCAATCCAGCCTGCGCCGGGCAAGTAAACCTCGCACCAAGCATGCAGGTCTGTGAAGTCCACTTCCGTGCCGCTAGGACCGTCGAGAGACTTCACATCGGGGGCGAGCTGAATCAAATAGCCCGATACAAAGCGCGCAGCAAGTCCGCAGTGCCTCAGCAATTGGACCAGCAGCCATGCAGAGTCACGGCATGAACCCGACCCTAGCGTCAGCGTCTCTTCCGGAGTTTGGACGCCCGGCTCCATGCGAATGGTGTAGTCCACAGACTGGTGAACCATGGTGTTGAGGTCCACCAAAAAGATCACGCTACGGCGTTTCGTTCGGTCAATCTTGTCCAAATACGCCTGCAGCAGGGGCGTCATAGGGTCCGCTGCCAAGTACGGCAGAAGCTCTTGTTTGAGCTCAGCCGCGTAGGTAAATGGGAACTCTTCGGCCTCGGGTTCAAGGAAGAAGTCGAACGGGTTGTACACGGCCATTTCGACGACTAAGTCGACGGTGACCTTGAACTCCTTTGTTTTTTCCGGAAAGACTAGCCGTGCTTGGTAGTTGGCAAATGGATCTTGTTGCCAATTCACAAAGTGGGTAGCTGGCTCGACTTTGAGGGAGTACGAGATGATTTTGCTGCGGCAATGGGGCGCTGGGCGCAGACGGATCACTTGGGGACCGAGATTGACTAAACGGTCGTAGGAGTAATGGGTGACGTGGTTCAGTGCTGCGTGGATGGACATGGGGCCGGTCTCGTTAAATCTCACACTGGAAAGGCGTTACCACAATTGCAGTAACGGCTACATAGTAGCAACAGGGCTTGTGCATGGCTCAAAGCAAGTCCTGCGCCAAACAGGGCTGGGTCTGCTGCAAGTCAGTATGCATCGTATTGGTGACAATGCGCGGTCATGGTGCCAAGGGTATACGCGGATGTAGCCCCAAAATGTGGCGTATCCCTAGGTAAAACGCTTAGGTGGCTTCACATTACCAAGCGCCATCGTGGTGCATGATATCGGTGGCCCAAAGCTTGCATAGAACGTGTTGAAAGAGGTCTTTTATGCGGAAATTCGATGAGATGTACACCCAGCTTCCCTACGAGTTTTTTACTCATGGCAAGCAAATACGCGAGCACTACAAGATCTATGACGAATGGCTAGCGCGCCAACCCGGCGACATGATGGCCAAACGTCGAGAAGAAGCGGAAATGATCTTCCGACGTGTGGGCATAACTTTTGCCGTATACGGCGAGAAGGACGAAGACGGAGCAGGCACTGAGCGCCTAATTCCGTTTGACCTGATCCCTCGCATCATTCCTGCCCATGAGTGGGGCAGCATGGAGCAAGGTTTGGTGCAGCGCGTCACTGCACTGAATCGGTTCATTTACGACATTTACCACGACCAAGAGATTCTCAAAGCGGGCATCGTGCCGCGCGAGCAGATTGAAAACAACGCGCAGTTTCGCCCCGAGATGATGGGCGTAGAGGTGCCCAACCGGATCTACTCGCAAATTTCGGGGATCGACATCGTGCGTGCGCCAGATGCCAATGGCAAAGGCGAGTACTACGTGCTAGAAGACAATTTGCGGGTGCCCAGTGGCGTGAGCTACATGCTGGAAGACCGCAAGATGATGATGCGTTTGTTCCCTGATTTGTTCAGCGCGCACCGTGTGGCCCCCATCGCCCACTACCCAGATTTGTTGTTAGAAACCCTGCGCGCTAGCAGTCCGGCCACGACCGCTGAGCCCACCGTCGTTGTATTGACGCCAGGCATGTACAACAGCGCCTATTTTGAGCACGCGTTCTTGGCGCAGCAAATGGGCGTTGAGCTGGTGGAGGGGCAAGACCTGATTGTGAAAGACAACTTTGTCTACATGCGCACGACCCGTGGTCCGCGCCGTGTAGACGTGATCTACCGCCGCGTAGATGACGACTTTTTGGACCCCACTGTCTTTAGGCCAACATCCACGCTGGGCTGCGCGGGGCTGATAAGTGCGTACCGCGCCGGAAACGTCACCATTTGCAATGCAGTCGGTACCGGTATTGCAGATGACAAGTCTATCTATCCCTACGTGCCGAAAATGATCGAGTTTTACTTGGGTGAAAAGCCCATTTTGAACAATGTGCCGACTTACATGTGCCGCAACAAGGACGACTTGGCGTACACCTTGGCCAACTTGAAAGACTTGGTCGTCAAAGAGGTGCATGGAGCAGGCGGCTACGGCATGTTGGTGGGTCCAGCGTCGACCCAGGCAGAGATTGAAGACTTCCGCAAGGCCTTGTTGGCTAACCCCAGTGGCTATATAGCGCAACCCACGCTCAGTCTGTCCAGTTGTCCCACCTTTGTGGAGAGCGGCATAGCGCCGCGCCACATTGACCTGCGGCCTTATGTGCTGTCTGGCAAGACAGTGCAAATGGTGCCTGGCGGCCTCACACGCGTTGCGCTGAAGGACGGCTCCTTGGTGGTCAACAGCAGCCAAGGCGGTGGCACCAAGGACACTTGGATCCTAGAAGAAGATGAGGTCGCGCCCGGCAGTGCCGCAACCTCCACCCAATCCCAAACGCAGTCAGCTTGAGAGAGGCTCCCAAATATGTTGTCAAGAACCGCTGACCATCTGTTCTGGATGTCCCGCTACACAGAGCGCGCGGAAAACACCGCGCGTATGTTGGATGTCAACTACCAAACTTCGCTGTTGCCGCAATCAGAAGCGGTTGCGCAACTGGGCTGGCAAGGCCTGCTGTCTATCAGTGAGTTGCTCTATAGCTACAAAGAGCGGCACGGCGAGATCCAAGCCCGTGAAGTCATGGACTTCATGGTCAAAGATGAGAGCAATCCATCGAGCATCATGTCTTGCCTGAGTGCGGCCCGTGAGAATGCGCGTGCCGTGCGCGGCGCACTGACCACCGAAGTGTGGGAGACGCAAAACACCACGTGGCTCGAAGTCAAGCGCATGATCAAGTCGGGTCAGTTTGAGCAAGACCCCGCCCAATTCTTTGAATGGGTGAAGTTCCGCTCCCACCTGTCGCGTGGAGTGACGGTGGGCACCATGCTGATCGACGAAGCTTTGCACTTCATGCGCATGGGAACCTTTTTAGAGCGTGCGGACAACACAGCGCGTTTGGTGGATGTGAAGTTTCATGCGGTACAAAGCGACTTCTTTGGCGCGGCGAGCGAGAAAGACCAAGAGTACGACTTCTACCACTGGAGCGCCATTTTGCGCAGCGTGTCGGGTTTTGAGGTGTACCGCAAGGTCTATCGCGACGTCATCAAACCGGAGCGCGTGGCTGAATTGTTGATTCTGCGTCCGGACATGCCTCGCTCCTTGCATGCTTGCATGAATGAAGTGCTGGCCAATTTGGAGCTGCTGGGGACCGACCCGCGCAGCGAAACCCTGCGCCGTGCTGGCAAGCTGCGCGCTGAGTTGGAGTATGGCCGCATTGACGAAATTTTGGCGACAGGTCTGCATGCCTACCTGTCTCAGTTTTTGGATCGCGTCAATGACATCGGTGCCCACATCGGCCGTGAGTTTTTGGTGCCGTTGAACTGATTATTGTTTGCCACGAGCTGCCCCACCGTGGCGGTGGGCTTGCACGTGTTGGGGAGGGTGGGCGCAGCTTGTCTGCTTGCGCCAAGATATTGACCGGTTGGCGCGTGTCTGCACAGAGCGGTAGCCCAGCCTGCTGCTAAGCTTTGGCCATGTCGCATGCCCATGAGTCAACCGCAACATCCTTGTTGCACAACAGACCCTTTATCCGTTTTTGGTGCGCCCGGCTCTTAGGCGTTACAGCGACCCAAATGCTGATGGTTGCCATTGCGTGGCACATGTACGACCTGACGTCCAGCGCATGGGACTTGGGCTTGGTGGGCTTGTTTCAGTTTGTGCCAGCCCTGTTGTTTACGCTGCCCGCCGGGCATACGGCTGACCGCTACCACCGGGGGCGCATTTTTGCAGCCTGCATGCTGCTGCAGGCCTGCGTGGGCCTTGTCTTGGTGCTGGCCACCGAACAAAGTTTTGCCACGCGTGGCTTGATTCTCGTGGTCTCTGTCATGCTGGGAATGGCCCGCGCCTTCCAAATGCCGGCGCAGCAGGCGCTCACCCCGTTGTTGGTGCCCGTGGCTCAGCTTCAAACCGCCGTGGCATGGAGCTCAAGTGGCATGCAGGTCGCGATCATTTGCGGCCCCGCATTGGGCGGCGTTCTGTACATCTGGGGCCCCTCTACGGTGTACGCCACCTGTGCTGTCCTGCTGGTGTGTGCGGTGGGGCTGGCTCTTTCGGTGCGCTACCCCCATCGTCCTGTTTATTTGGCTGCAACTTGGAGCAGTGTGTCGGCCGGGTTTCGCTTTGTATGGCAGCACAAAGTGCTCTTGGGTGCCACCTCGCTGGATTTGTTTGCGGTGTTGCTAGGTGGCGCGACTGCATTGCTGCCGATTTACTGTCGCGACATCTTGCACGTGGGCCCTGTGGGTTTGGGCTTGCTGCGCGGGGCACCGGCGGTTGGCGCGCTAGTCATGTCTTTGGCGCTGATTCGCTGGCCCTTGCGGCGCAGAGTGGGGCACAAGTTACTCACCGCTGTGGGCGTGTTTGGCTTAGCCACGGTGGTTTTTGGCCTTTCGCAGAGTTTTGCGCTCTCTTTGTTGGCCTTGGTCGTCACCGGGGCTGCCGACAGTGTGAGTGTGGTCACTCGCTCTACCCTCATGCAGCTGGAAACGCCTGACGACATGCGGGGTCGGGTCTCAGCGGTTAACTCCATTTTTATTGGGGCCTCTAATCAACTGGGAGAGTTTGAGTCTGGTGCCACGGCTGCACTGATGGGGGCTGTGGGCTCTACCGTCTTAGGTGGTGTAGGGACCGTGCTGGTTGCTGCCAGTTGGGTCAAGCTGTTTCCCGCACTTGCACACCGCGACACGATGGAACCTAGTGCGCGGTAGCGTTAAGGCTTACACAGCGTTAGAGTCCGGTTGCGACTCATCAGTCCAATGTGTCTCCTGCGCCCTCGGAGATTGCGTGGGATGCTATGAAAAATATAGTGCCTATTCCCGGCTTTGGCTTTGGCTCTGACTTGTCTTCTGTAGTGGCTGCATAGGAGCGAATGGCGTCAAGGCTGGGAGTTGGGCAGGCGTTGGCGTGAATTCTTCGACCGTAACGCCAACTTCAAGGGTGTGGCTTGCACCGCCGTGGATGACGCCGCGCAGCGGTGATACGTCACCGAAGTCGCGTCCGACCGCGAGGGTGACATAGTCCACGCCAGGTGCGTACCAGCCCCAGCGGTTGTTGGTAGGGTCTAGGTCTACCCAGCGCGCACCCTCGGGCAGGTCGGCTACGTACACACTCACCCATGCATGCGATGCGTCACTGCCGACGAGCTTTACTGTGCCGGGCGCGGGCCGGGTCAGCAGGTAACCACTGACGTAGCGCGCTGGCAGCCCCATGGTGCGCAAGCAGGCCAGCATGATGTGGGCGAAGTCTTGGCACACTCCCTTGCGTTGTTCCAGTGCTTGCAGGGCCGGGGTGTTGATTTGGGTGCTGAGGCTCTCGTAAGTGAAGTCCTTGTAAATGCGTTCCATCACACTCACCGCCACCTCTAGGACGCTGGCACCCGGCGTGAAGCTGGGGCGTGCGTAGGCGGCAAACTCTTGGAGACGGGGCACAAAAGGGGATGCAAAAACAAATTCAGATGCCGGTTCATACGGCGCATGGGCCTGGAAGCGCATGCTGTCGCGCTGTTGTTCCCAAGGTACTTGGCTATTTGGAATGTCGCTGGGGTAGGTGGTCACAAGGCTCTTAGCCTGCACTTCCAGCACACTGTGGGGTTCTTGCAGTGAGAAAAAGCAGCGTGTGTTGCGGTACACGTCAGAAGTGCAACGCATTTGCGCCGGGAAGGGCATCACCTCCATGCTGTGGCTCAGCAAGGCTTGGCCAGCATGGTCTATAGGCCGCACATAGGCCATGTGCTGGGCGGTTTCTACGGCCGGTTGGTAGTTGTAGCGCGTGGTATGTGTGACTTGCAGTTGCATCAGGTGCCCACGCTTTGTTTGTTTTTACCTGAGTGCGTGAAGTACGTGGTGCTAATGTCTTCCGACACCTTATAGGCGCTGGCCCTTAAGGTCTCTAACACGGACCGCAGCGCAGGAGCAGAGGCCGCACCCTCAGGGCTCTCGCACAGTTGGGCTAAATCCCAGGTATCCGGGTTAGGAACCCGCAAAGACATGCTGGAGAGTTCG is from Rhodoferax aquaticus and encodes:
- a CDS encoding transglutaminase family protein is translated as MQLQVTHTTRYNYQPAVETAQHMAYVRPIDHAGQALLSHSMEVMPFPAQMRCTSDVYRNTRCFFSLQEPHSVLEVQAKSLVTTYPSDIPNSQVPWEQQRDSMRFQAHAPYEPASEFVFASPFVPRLQEFAAYARPSFTPGASVLEVAVSVMERIYKDFTYESLSTQINTPALQALEQRKGVCQDFAHIMLACLRTMGLPARYVSGYLLTRPAPGTVKLVGSDASHAWVSVYVADLPEGARWVDLDPTNNRWGWYAPGVDYVTLAVGRDFGDVSPLRGVIHGGASHTLEVGVTVEEFTPTPAQLPALTPFAPMQPLQKTSQSQSQSRE
- a CDS encoding circularly permuted type 2 ATP-grasp protein translates to MRKFDEMYTQLPYEFFTHGKQIREHYKIYDEWLARQPGDMMAKRREEAEMIFRRVGITFAVYGEKDEDGAGTERLIPFDLIPRIIPAHEWGSMEQGLVQRVTALNRFIYDIYHDQEILKAGIVPREQIENNAQFRPEMMGVEVPNRIYSQISGIDIVRAPDANGKGEYYVLEDNLRVPSGVSYMLEDRKMMMRLFPDLFSAHRVAPIAHYPDLLLETLRASSPATTAEPTVVVLTPGMYNSAYFEHAFLAQQMGVELVEGQDLIVKDNFVYMRTTRGPRRVDVIYRRVDDDFLDPTVFRPTSTLGCAGLISAYRAGNVTICNAVGTGIADDKSIYPYVPKMIEFYLGEKPILNNVPTYMCRNKDDLAYTLANLKDLVVKEVHGAGGYGMLVGPASTQAEIEDFRKALLANPSGYIAQPTLSLSSCPTFVESGIAPRHIDLRPYVLSGKTVQMVPGGLTRVALKDGSLVVNSSQGGGTKDTWILEEDEVAPGSAATSTQSQTQSA
- a CDS encoding alpha-E domain-containing protein, with the protein product MLSRTADHLFWMSRYTERAENTARMLDVNYQTSLLPQSEAVAQLGWQGLLSISELLYSYKERHGEIQAREVMDFMVKDESNPSSIMSCLSAARENARAVRGALTTEVWETQNTTWLEVKRMIKSGQFEQDPAQFFEWVKFRSHLSRGVTVGTMLIDEALHFMRMGTFLERADNTARLVDVKFHAVQSDFFGAASEKDQEYDFYHWSAILRSVSGFEVYRKVYRDVIKPERVAELLILRPDMPRSLHACMNEVLANLELLGTDPRSETLRRAGKLRAELEYGRIDEILATGLHAYLSQFLDRVNDIGAHIGREFLVPLN
- a CDS encoding MFS transporter, whose translation is MSHAHESTATSLLHNRPFIRFWCARLLGVTATQMLMVAIAWHMYDLTSSAWDLGLVGLFQFVPALLFTLPAGHTADRYHRGRIFAACMLLQACVGLVLVLATEQSFATRGLILVVSVMLGMARAFQMPAQQALTPLLVPVAQLQTAVAWSSSGMQVAIICGPALGGVLYIWGPSTVYATCAVLLVCAVGLALSVRYPHRPVYLAATWSSVSAGFRFVWQHKVLLGATSLDLFAVLLGGATALLPIYCRDILHVGPVGLGLLRGAPAVGALVMSLALIRWPLRRRVGHKLLTAVGVFGLATVVFGLSQSFALSLLALVVTGAADSVSVVTRSTLMQLETPDDMRGRVSAVNSIFIGASNQLGEFESGATAALMGAVGSTVLGGVGTVLVAASWVKLFPALAHRDTMEPSAR
- a CDS encoding DUF2126 domain-containing protein; this translates as MSIHAALNHVTHYSYDRLVNLGPQVIRLRPAPHCRSKIISYSLKVEPATHFVNWQQDPFANYQARLVFPEKTKEFKVTVDLVVEMAVYNPFDFFLEPEAEEFPFTYAAELKQELLPYLAADPMTPLLQAYLDKIDRTKRRSVIFLVDLNTMVHQSVDYTIRMEPGVQTPEETLTLGSGSCRDSAWLLVQLLRHCGLAARFVSGYLIQLAPDVKSLDGPSGTEVDFTDLHAWCEVYLPGAGWIGLDATSGLLAGEGHIPLACTPQPSGAAPIEGGVDESEVKFQHHMQVTRLYESPRVTKPYTPEQWAAVMHLGDHVDSELLAGDVRLTMGGEPTFVAVNDRDAPEWNTDALGPTKRGFATELVHKLRDEYGQGGFLHFGQGKWYPGEQLPRWALNIYWRADKQKVWNNPELFTDERKPTHYTATDAQRFVSRLACNLGLTDKYLQAGYEDTWYYLWRERRLPVNVDPFNSKLDDEMERARLRRVFEQKLDSVVGYVLPLKVADDRGAKTQTNNPKLAGPRWTTGPWFFRDERMYLMPGDSPMGLRLPLDSLPWVSQGDFPYLVERDPTVDRGQLPLHSTFAARYASGSTGSASIASGSVGSSGLPYLAGNLAVPEAGRKMQATPGSGDTSISTHAQHATQPEPALFAKSPTRFESAHWITRTALCVEVRDPRRASGPKAEAQGSKSGVLYVFMPPLERLEDYLDLLAAIEATATELKMQLVLEGYPPPRDPRLKLLQVTPDPGVIEVNVHPVTNWKELVYNTEFLYNAAFESRLSAEKFMTDGRHTGTGGGNHFVMGGATPADSPFLRKPELLASLLLYWHNHPSLSYLFSGMFVGPTSQAPRVDEARNDQLYELEIAIEQIYKNRELYGQSMPPWLVDRTLRNILIDVTGNTHRSEFSIDKMYSPDSSTGRLGLLELRAFEMPPHPHMSSVQQLLLRALVARFWKAPYKAPVTRWGTELHDRYMLPTFIKMDFDDVIADMQAAGYAFDTSWFAPHYEFRFPMVGSVKSMGVEMTLRCALEPWHVMGEESSAGGTARYVDSSLERMEVRVTGLNESRYVVTCNGKALPMQSTGTVGEFVAAVRYKAWNPPSSLHPTIGVHTPLTFDIVDTWMKRSLGGCQYFVAHPGGLNYETFPVNGYEAESRRLSRFAAMGHTPGKLVIPEATIHVPGSKEFPFTKDLRRS